In the genome of Saccharomonospora viridis DSM 43017, one region contains:
- a CDS encoding sigma-70 family RNA polymerase sigma factor gives MLTDSDSTSDQPGLIERIRLGDDAAFSELFRDHETAVRRLARGLVADASEAEDVTAETFFRVFQAIRRGNGPKENIRAYLLTVARRVTWEWQAARRDVPVTDEELIARLGANTDWLDWQSRTAEAALIVRAFASLPERWRTVLWRTEVEGEQPAVAAPHFGLSANATAALARRARIGLRAAYLQAHLAVDRSRGSCRGVVRKLGSYAAGGVTNSEAHRISGHLSGCSSCRSVYDELRRVCSSLRTHASVIVVLVPLSGLALTASSAGLGAAVAASAGGSATAGGVAAGGGAGAVGAVALGGGGKVGLSFVSAAAVAGLVGTPVLDAVESGRVDPPLDVDTFVESSSGTDNDDGPSSGTGSDVVRTWELRRSAAVEELAVSESDPLESTSVPLEVAEYTLPAESVGVESPVVAIPPSSVVADTGRSEPSDPVPPESPRSSEPGEARDDRCDTRCAEPGVEPDAGGPTNVDA, from the coding sequence ATGTTGACCGACTCGGACTCCACATCCGATCAGCCGGGTCTGATCGAGCGCATCCGCCTGGGGGACGACGCCGCGTTCAGTGAGCTCTTCCGGGATCACGAAACGGCCGTGCGCAGGTTGGCCCGTGGACTCGTGGCCGACGCCTCCGAGGCCGAGGACGTCACGGCTGAGACGTTCTTCCGCGTGTTCCAGGCCATCCGCAGGGGCAACGGACCCAAGGAGAACATCCGTGCCTATCTGTTGACCGTGGCGAGACGAGTCACGTGGGAGTGGCAGGCCGCCCGCCGGGACGTGCCCGTCACCGACGAGGAACTCATCGCCAGACTCGGCGCGAACACCGATTGGCTCGATTGGCAGAGCCGTACCGCGGAGGCCGCGCTCATCGTGCGTGCGTTCGCCAGCCTCCCCGAACGCTGGCGCACGGTCCTGTGGCGTACCGAGGTCGAAGGGGAACAGCCTGCCGTGGCCGCGCCCCATTTCGGGTTGAGCGCCAACGCCACGGCCGCTCTCGCGCGGCGGGCCCGGATCGGTTTGCGTGCCGCGTACCTGCAGGCGCACTTGGCCGTGGACCGCAGTCGGGGTAGTTGCCGGGGTGTGGTGCGCAAGCTCGGCAGTTACGCCGCGGGGGGAGTCACGAATTCGGAGGCGCACCGGATCAGTGGCCATCTGAGCGGCTGTTCGTCGTGCCGATCGGTGTACGACGAGCTGCGACGGGTGTGCTCGAGCCTGCGGACGCACGCGAGCGTCATCGTGGTCCTCGTTCCACTGTCGGGTCTGGCGTTGACCGCGTCCAGCGCGGGACTGGGGGCCGCCGTGGCGGCGAGCGCGGGTGGTTCGGCCACCGCGGGGGGCGTCGCGGCGGGCGGGGGCGCGGGCGCGGTGGGCGCTGTGGCTCTCGGCGGTGGCGGCAAGGTCGGGTTGTCGTTCGTGTCCGCGGCCGCGGTCGCGGGCCTGGTGGGTACGCCGGTGCTCGACGCGGTCGAATCCGGGCGTGTGGACCCCCCGTTGGACGTGGACACGTTCGTCGAGTCGTCGAGTGGCACGGACAACGACGACGGACCGTCCTCCGGTACGGGCTCCGATGTGGTCCGGACCTGGGAGCTTCGGAGGAGCGCGGCCGTGGAGGAACTGGCCGTGTCGGAATCGGATCCGCTCGAATCGACCAGCGTTCCGTTGGAGGTCGCGGAGTACACGTTGCCCGCCGAGAGCGTCGGGGTCGAATCCCCCGTCGTCGCCATCCCGCCGTCGTCCGTGGTCGCGGACACGGGTCGGAGTGAACCGTCCGATCCCGTCCCGCCGGAGTCGCCGCGATCTTCCGAACCGGGTGAGGCGCGAGACGACCGATGCGACACGCGATGCGCCGAGCCGGGCGTCGAGCCGGACGCCGGTGGTCCGACGAATGTGGACGCGTGA
- a CDS encoding sensor histidine kinase: MDAVASVLTTQTVVAFCLGACLVGLVTVFVVAIRRRNPGGAVDEAVLDAVRLMADSPLELRRGLNQDAADKITSRLLKLLRCVAVGVTARDGTLLSWDGEANDHYVDLVDPISMAIRKKRHEVVSHNKLPCNHRGTCRMRTAVIVPLIIEDETEAVLIVVGRTRGRHIVTMAEAVSKFVRTQLVAARLEEARHELQQAEIKALRAQISPHFVYNALNTVSSLIRTDPEEARELLQDFADFTRYCFRAEGTYTTLSDELRNIDRYLTIEGARYGSRLNVRLKIAPEVQSVVVPFLLIQPLVENAVKHGISKKPGGGTVTVVAQDLGSEAEISVEDDGVGMDPALLENMRDSRSSAHIGLTGINRRMHQVYRDQYSLMVETAPGAGMKVTMRVPKFLRAVRPDMPGYPFEESTPPRRGSAQSRSSAALGS; the protein is encoded by the coding sequence ATGGACGCTGTGGCAAGTGTGTTGACCACGCAGACCGTCGTGGCCTTTTGTTTGGGGGCTTGTCTCGTCGGGCTGGTCACCGTCTTCGTCGTCGCCATTCGACGGCGGAATCCCGGTGGCGCCGTCGACGAGGCAGTGCTCGACGCCGTTCGGCTCATGGCGGACTCACCGTTGGAGCTTCGGCGAGGTCTGAACCAGGACGCCGCTGACAAGATCACGTCGCGTCTGCTCAAGTTGTTGCGGTGTGTCGCGGTCGGGGTGACCGCCCGAGACGGGACGTTGCTGTCGTGGGACGGTGAGGCGAACGACCACTACGTCGACCTCGTCGACCCCATCAGCATGGCCATCCGCAAGAAACGACACGAGGTCGTCTCGCACAACAAGCTGCCCTGCAACCATCGCGGAACCTGCCGGATGCGCACGGCTGTCATCGTGCCGCTGATCATCGAGGACGAGACCGAGGCCGTGCTCATCGTCGTGGGGCGCACGCGGGGCAGGCACATCGTGACCATGGCCGAGGCCGTCTCGAAGTTCGTCAGGACGCAGTTGGTGGCCGCCCGGCTCGAGGAGGCCAGGCACGAACTCCAGCAGGCCGAGATCAAGGCGCTGCGGGCACAGATCTCCCCGCATTTCGTGTACAACGCACTCAACACCGTCTCGTCGCTGATCCGGACCGACCCGGAGGAAGCACGGGAACTGCTGCAGGATTTCGCCGATTTCACCCGCTACTGCTTCCGCGCCGAAGGCACGTACACGACGTTGTCCGACGAGCTACGCAACATCGACAGGTATCTGACCATCGAGGGCGCTCGCTACGGCAGCAGGCTCAACGTCCGCCTCAAGATCGCGCCGGAAGTGCAGTCGGTGGTGGTGCCGTTCCTGCTCATCCAGCCGCTGGTGGAGAACGCCGTCAAGCACGGGATCTCGAAGAAGCCCGGCGGTGGCACGGTGACCGTGGTGGCTCAGGATCTCGGTTCGGAGGCCGAGATCAGTGTCGAGGACGACGGCGTGGGGATGGACCCCGCGTTGTTGGAGAACATGCGCGACTCGCGCAGCAGCGCGCACATCGGTCTGACCGGTATCAACCGGCGGATGCACCAGGTGTACCGCGACCAGTACTCGCTCATGGTGGAGACCGCTCCCGGCGCGGGGATGAAGGTCACGATGCGGGTGCCGAAGTTCTTGCGGGCCGTGCGCCCCGACATGCCCGGGTACCCCTTCGAGGAGTCGACGCCACCGCGTCGTGGGTCCGCACAGAGCAGGTCGAGCGCCGCATTGGGGTCGTGA
- a CDS encoding S49 family peptidase: protein MSRKDTLVSRLPVLGDRAERKDVVSVVKLHGVITPQASPLAARGVINLASVESALKRAFGHERLKAVALQINSPGGAPTQSGLVAERIRQLADDKGVPVIAFAEDVAASGGYWLACAADEIYAHRTSLVGSIGVVTNSFGFARLLERFGIERRLYTSGEAKSRLDPFSPEKPEDVEWLNKLHTQLHDLFVEWVKQRRGSRLAESEELFNGDVWLGPKALELGLVDGLGNLRDIVKQRYPEAEIVVAEPKKPLLAKLGVGSPAAAVLDAVHHRSLWSRFGL, encoded by the coding sequence ATGAGTCGTAAGGACACCCTGGTTTCCCGCCTTCCGGTGCTCGGTGACCGAGCAGAGCGTAAGGACGTCGTCTCCGTCGTCAAGCTGCACGGTGTGATCACGCCGCAGGCATCCCCGCTGGCCGCTCGTGGCGTCATCAACCTGGCCTCGGTGGAGTCGGCGCTGAAGCGGGCCTTCGGTCATGAGCGGTTGAAGGCCGTGGCATTGCAGATCAACTCGCCCGGTGGCGCGCCGACACAGTCGGGACTCGTGGCCGAACGCATCCGGCAACTGGCCGACGACAAAGGTGTTCCGGTGATCGCGTTCGCCGAGGACGTGGCGGCCTCCGGCGGCTACTGGTTGGCGTGCGCGGCCGACGAGATCTACGCGCACCGCACGTCTTTGGTGGGGTCCATCGGCGTCGTCACGAACTCGTTCGGTTTCGCGCGTCTGCTCGAACGTTTCGGCATCGAGCGCAGGCTCTACACCTCGGGGGAGGCCAAATCCCGACTCGACCCGTTCAGCCCCGAAAAACCCGAGGACGTGGAGTGGCTGAACAAGCTGCACACCCAGTTGCACGACCTGTTCGTGGAGTGGGTGAAGCAGCGGCGCGGATCGCGGCTGGCCGAGTCGGAGGAGCTGTTCAACGGGGATGTGTGGCTTGGCCCGAAGGCCCTTGAACTGGGGCTCGTCGACGGTCTCGGCAACCTTCGGGACATCGTGAAACAGCGGTACCCCGAGGCGGAGATCGTGGTGGCTGAGCCGAAGAAGCCGCTGCTGGCGAAGTTGGGTGTCGGCTCCCCGGCGGCCGCTGTGTTGGACGCGGTACACCACCGTTCGCTATGGTCCCGCTTCGGACTGTGA
- a CDS encoding LytR/AlgR family response regulator transcription factor, with product MRFTVSAPYDTPKLLVLAVDDEPPGLAQLRHCLEANPNIGEVLPAVDASEALRLLGSNDERIRVRKQRGLPPVDAVFADINMPGLSGMEMSRVIASFNPAPVLVFVTGHATEAVEAFDLGAVDYVLKPARQERIDKAVSRVLEKIEAVSGRRRPAEPARGRDDDEVIPVELAGTTKLIPRSSVRWVEAQGDYARLFTTEGSHLVRIPLAQLEERWAKAGFVRIHRSYLVSLPLVTELRMGQGGYQVVIGNEEKVLPVSRRHTRELKDKLVGSSRMG from the coding sequence ATGCGTTTCACTGTGAGTGCTCCGTATGACACACCGAAGCTGCTCGTCCTGGCCGTCGACGACGAGCCGCCCGGGCTTGCCCAGTTGAGGCACTGCCTGGAGGCGAACCCGAACATCGGTGAGGTGCTCCCCGCCGTCGACGCCTCGGAGGCACTGCGTCTCCTCGGTTCCAACGACGAGCGGATTCGGGTGCGCAAACAGCGTGGGCTTCCCCCCGTGGACGCCGTGTTCGCCGACATCAACATGCCCGGACTGTCGGGTATGGAGATGTCCCGCGTGATCGCCTCGTTCAACCCGGCTCCCGTACTGGTGTTCGTCACCGGACATGCCACGGAGGCCGTCGAGGCGTTCGATCTCGGCGCTGTGGACTACGTGCTCAAGCCCGCGCGACAGGAACGCATCGACAAGGCCGTGTCGCGGGTGCTGGAGAAGATCGAGGCGGTCTCGGGACGTCGTAGGCCGGCCGAACCCGCGCGGGGTCGGGACGACGACGAGGTGATCCCCGTCGAGTTGGCGGGCACCACCAAGCTCATCCCGCGTTCGTCGGTGCGGTGGGTGGAGGCCCAAGGCGACTACGCCAGGTTGTTCACCACCGAGGGCAGTCATCTGGTGCGCATCCCGCTCGCGCAGCTGGAGGAACGCTGGGCCAAGGCCGGGTTCGTGCGCATCCATCGTTCGTATCTCGTGTCGTTGCCCCTGGTCACCGAGCTGCGTATGGGACAGGGCGGTTACCAGGTCGTCATCGGCAACGAGGAGAAGGTGCTGCCCGTGAGTCGTCGGCACACGCGGGAGCTGAAGGACAAGCTGGTGGGCTCGTCCCGCATGGGATAA
- a CDS encoding cation acetate symporter has protein sequence MQLNPWALAGIALVAAATLYLGYRTSQSARSTDDFLVARRMVRSRRNASAISGEYICAASFLGVSGLVLKDGADALWFPVGFTAGFLALMIFVAAPLRRSGAYAIPDFLEARLGSTVVRSTSTCFVAVLGLIYLVPQLQGVALTLESIVPGIEGWWGSVVVVTFIAADVMRRRMRSATLVQAFQHWIKLFALAIPTFLLCAVFLGSGGQGSAGGLGAEAPPEFTEETTVTVGTDVVLRVDEPTAVHELDKESLEPTVWLPGVDYPVREGQRLLFPAGSLVPMVNDAELDNAGWLRPTEDTDELWWTYSLMTAMFLGTMGLPHVLARFYTNPDGRAARRTTVQVLLLLGVFYLFPVLLGALSRLYVPELLVTGDTDAAVLEVPTAMLPGVAGQMVVAVLAAGAFAAFVSASSGLLVSVAGTIATDLLWNKTRDFRIAVFGVAGLAATAAVVLPYDDLGHTVGLAFALAASTFCPVLLLGIWWRKLTWVGALLGMLVGGLGVLTAVGCYVVYRVNGETAPWFVLQPALFTVPAALFTTMIVSLATARRVPEDAGVVMLQLHAPDRLGFMRDRRGGGPVAKR, from the coding sequence GTGCAACTGAACCCGTGGGCCCTCGCCGGAATCGCGCTAGTCGCGGCAGCGACTTTGTATCTCGGCTACCGCACATCGCAATCGGCCAGGAGCACCGACGATTTTCTGGTCGCCCGGCGCATGGTGCGTTCGAGGCGCAACGCCTCGGCCATTTCCGGTGAGTACATCTGTGCCGCGTCGTTTCTGGGGGTGTCGGGGCTCGTCCTGAAGGACGGTGCCGACGCGTTGTGGTTCCCGGTCGGTTTCACGGCGGGATTCCTCGCGTTGATGATCTTCGTCGCGGCACCGTTGCGCCGTTCGGGCGCGTACGCGATTCCCGATTTCCTGGAAGCCCGGCTGGGCTCCACCGTGGTGCGGAGCACCTCCACCTGCTTCGTCGCGGTGCTGGGCCTGATCTACCTGGTGCCACAGTTGCAGGGTGTCGCCTTGACGTTGGAGTCGATCGTCCCCGGCATCGAGGGCTGGTGGGGTTCGGTGGTCGTGGTGACGTTCATCGCGGCCGACGTCATGAGGCGGCGCATGCGTTCCGCCACCCTGGTGCAGGCGTTCCAACATTGGATCAAGCTCTTCGCGCTGGCCATCCCGACGTTTTTGCTGTGCGCGGTGTTCCTGGGCAGCGGGGGGCAGGGTTCGGCCGGTGGGCTCGGCGCGGAAGCCCCTCCCGAGTTCACCGAGGAGACCACGGTGACCGTGGGCACCGACGTGGTCTTGCGGGTCGACGAGCCGACGGCGGTGCACGAACTCGACAAGGAGTCGTTGGAACCGACGGTGTGGCTGCCCGGTGTGGACTACCCGGTGCGGGAGGGACAGCGGTTGCTGTTCCCGGCCGGCTCCCTCGTGCCGATGGTGAATGACGCCGAATTGGACAACGCGGGCTGGCTGCGTCCCACCGAGGACACCGACGAGTTGTGGTGGACGTACTCGCTGATGACGGCGATGTTCCTCGGCACGATGGGACTGCCGCACGTACTGGCCCGCTTCTACACCAACCCCGACGGCAGGGCCGCACGCCGCACCACCGTGCAGGTGCTGTTGTTGCTGGGGGTGTTCTACCTCTTCCCGGTCCTGTTGGGTGCGTTGTCCCGGCTGTACGTGCCGGAGTTGTTGGTGACGGGCGACACCGACGCGGCCGTGTTGGAGGTTCCGACCGCCATGCTGCCGGGCGTGGCCGGTCAAATGGTGGTCGCGGTACTGGCCGCGGGCGCTTTCGCGGCGTTCGTGTCGGCGTCGTCGGGGTTGTTGGTCAGCGTGGCCGGCACGATCGCCACGGACCTGTTGTGGAACAAGACCAGGGACTTCCGCATCGCGGTGTTCGGTGTGGCGGGGTTGGCCGCCACCGCCGCGGTGGTGCTGCCGTACGACGACCTCGGGCACACCGTGGGGTTGGCGTTCGCATTGGCGGCGTCGACGTTCTGCCCGGTGTTGTTGCTGGGGATCTGGTGGCGCAAGTTGACGTGGGTCGGTGCGTTGCTGGGGATGCTGGTCGGTGGTCTTGGCGTGCTCACCGCTGTCGGGTGCTACGTGGTGTATCGGGTGAACGGTGAGACGGCGCCGTGGTTCGTGCTGCAACCCGCCTTGTTCACGGTTCCGGCGGCACTGTTCACCACGATGATCGTGAGTCTCGCCACCGCGCGCCGTGTCCCCGAGGACGCGGGTGTCGTGATGCTCCAATTGCACGCTCCCGACCGGCTCGGGTTCATGCGGGACCGGCGGGGCGGTGGGCCGGTGGCGAAGCGGTGA
- a CDS encoding rhodanese-like domain-containing protein — translation MNHSADVPTVSVDDLPSGEEYVLLDVREQDEWAAGHAPSAVHIPLGDLPSRAAELTELADDRPVYVVCRTGGRSARATAWLNAAGVVDAVNVAGGMKSWVTSGRPLVGENDGVAAEVL, via the coding sequence GTGAACCACTCCGCCGATGTACCCACGGTTTCGGTTGACGATCTCCCCTCCGGGGAAGAGTATGTGCTGCTCGATGTGAGAGAGCAGGACGAGTGGGCGGCGGGTCACGCACCCTCCGCGGTCCACATCCCCCTGGGCGACCTGCCGTCTCGGGCCGCAGAGCTCACCGAGTTGGCCGATGATCGACCCGTGTATGTCGTCTGCCGCACCGGTGGCAGGTCCGCACGAGCGACGGCCTGGTTGAACGCCGCCGGCGTCGTCGACGCCGTCAACGTCGCGGGCGGGATGAAGTCGTGGGTGACTTCGGGACGCCCACTCGTCGGCGAGAACGACGGCGTGGCTGCCGAGGTGCTGTGA
- a CDS encoding DUF4328 domain-containing protein: MAPGWSPGPGQRDGDFRTAVRWVATVPDSARPRRSRERVRSRGTYQGPPAYDVPPRWGFPQVVWRWPTAVPGTSTATPVASQRLLLIARNAVAVLWALAGLAAVAGGAEVWRYVLLVLSRDTALDPAVVGASDALVLSFSLLTFVMSVFAFAVSLWWLFVARTAAADEAGQRPPRRSWEVLLGVLVPGLNLAMAGSILAELEHAATRQPANRRPKPSRLVLGWWAAWIGNGVLLALTVLWRLRSGVQAQVDAVFLAALTDLSAVALALLTAEVIRRFTQLLAPMEERLVRPLRVVEVKGAPELPRRARPKTAAR; the protein is encoded by the coding sequence ATGGCACCCGGGTGGAGTCCCGGACCGGGACAGCGCGACGGGGACTTTCGTACCGCCGTGCGATGGGTCGCCACGGTGCCCGACAGTGCGCGGCCTCGGCGATCGCGGGAGCGGGTACGTTCGCGCGGCACCTACCAGGGGCCTCCGGCGTACGACGTGCCACCGCGTTGGGGTTTCCCACAGGTGGTGTGGCGGTGGCCGACGGCGGTGCCGGGGACGAGTACGGCCACTCCGGTCGCATCGCAGCGACTGCTGCTCATCGCGCGTAACGCCGTAGCTGTGCTGTGGGCGCTGGCGGGGTTGGCCGCCGTCGCCGGGGGCGCCGAGGTGTGGCGTTACGTGCTTTTGGTGTTGAGCCGGGACACCGCACTGGACCCCGCGGTGGTGGGGGCTTCCGACGCCCTGGTGCTGTCGTTCTCGCTGTTGACGTTCGTGATGTCGGTGTTCGCGTTCGCCGTGTCGCTGTGGTGGCTGTTCGTGGCCCGGACCGCGGCGGCGGACGAGGCCGGGCAACGTCCACCGCGCCGCAGCTGGGAGGTACTCCTCGGGGTCCTGGTGCCGGGGCTGAACCTGGCCATGGCGGGTTCGATCCTGGCCGAGTTGGAACATGCCGCGACTCGGCAGCCCGCGAATCGGAGACCGAAACCCTCCCGGCTGGTGTTGGGCTGGTGGGCGGCGTGGATCGGCAACGGGGTGCTGCTCGCGCTCACGGTGCTGTGGCGACTGCGTTCCGGGGTCCAGGCCCAGGTGGACGCTGTCTTCCTCGCCGCGTTGACAGACCTGTCGGCGGTGGCGCTCGCGTTGTTGACGGCGGAGGTGATCCGCCGGTTCACCCAGTTGCTCGCGCCGATGGAGGAGCGGTTGGTACGTCCGCTTCGGGTCGTGGAGGTCAAGGGGGCTCCGGAGTTGCCGCGTCGGGCCCGTCCGAAAACGGCGGCGCGTTGA
- the cutA gene encoding divalent-cation tolerance protein CutA, with product MVSKHLLVSTTTDSEAAARELAAKAVEARLGACAQIVGPITSVYRWEGSVHTDPEWRVEIKTAADRVDALVEHIKQHHTYDVPEIITTPIVGGSADYLSWVEEETRPA from the coding sequence ATGGTCTCGAAACACCTCCTTGTGTCCACGACGACGGATTCGGAAGCCGCGGCACGGGAACTCGCCGCGAAGGCCGTCGAGGCCCGGCTCGGCGCGTGCGCCCAGATAGTGGGCCCGATCACCAGCGTGTACCGGTGGGAGGGCAGTGTGCACACCGATCCCGAGTGGCGAGTGGAGATCAAGACGGCCGCTGACCGGGTCGACGCCCTCGTGGAGCACATCAAGCAGCACCACACCTACGACGTGCCCGAGATCATCACCACGCCGATCGTCGGGGGGAGCGCCGACTACCTGTCCTGGGTCGAGGAGGAGACCCGGCCCGCCTGA
- a CDS encoding DUF5926 family protein, whose translation MGKGARKKGSGKGGKRKIRDVFVTRPFEGLAAEPELIALREFVPSATAPLSVKDAGDRTVTLASVLPVAAAAMVRADSGEILIGMQVQTRSSDISRDLGRALRWALDAEPGQVLSVPDTTSEPQPGERLQDLLDPDAELNVELHSDFSWWLGEGVEPTGEVAMSLERANAAILPTEKVRPGAYWTLTGEKAHLRWVWPTEEDTLLKGLARLSAAGELSLGEGSRYAGSFRAHGLLVPVWDLDPEAHAREWNDPAEQFAERLGKALESLENEPLDAEERRARDGLVGRQLTLR comes from the coding sequence GTGGGCAAGGGCGCACGGAAGAAGGGTTCCGGCAAAGGCGGTAAGCGGAAGATCCGCGACGTCTTCGTAACACGCCCCTTCGAAGGATTGGCGGCGGAACCGGAGCTCATCGCGCTGCGGGAGTTCGTGCCGTCGGCCACCGCGCCGCTATCGGTGAAGGATGCGGGCGACCGTACGGTCACCCTCGCTTCGGTGCTGCCCGTGGCCGCGGCGGCCATGGTCCGCGCCGACAGCGGCGAGATCCTCATCGGCATGCAGGTGCAGACGAGGTCGTCGGACATCAGCCGGGACCTCGGACGCGCGCTGCGGTGGGCTTTGGACGCCGAGCCCGGCCAGGTGCTGTCGGTGCCCGACACCACGAGCGAGCCCCAGCCGGGCGAGCGGTTGCAGGACCTGCTCGACCCGGACGCCGAGCTGAACGTCGAACTGCACTCCGACTTCAGTTGGTGGCTCGGCGAGGGCGTGGAGCCCACCGGCGAGGTGGCGATGTCGTTGGAGCGTGCCAACGCGGCCATCCTGCCCACCGAGAAGGTCCGTCCGGGCGCGTACTGGACGTTGACGGGCGAGAAGGCGCACCTGCGCTGGGTGTGGCCCACCGAGGAGGACACCCTGCTCAAGGGATTGGCCCGGCTGTCCGCGGCCGGTGAGCTGTCCCTCGGCGAGGGTTCCCGTTACGCGGGTTCGTTCCGGGCCCACGGACTGCTCGTCCCCGTGTGGGACCTCGATCCCGAGGCACACGCCAGGGAGTGGAACGACCCGGCCGAGCAGTTCGCCGAACGCCTGGGCAAGGCGCTGGAATCACTGGAGAACGAGCCGCTCGACGCCGAGGAGCGGCGAGCACGGGACGGCCTCGTCGGCCGGCAGCTGACCTTGCGCTGA
- a CDS encoding DUF952 domain-containing protein, with protein MILHFCPAADWEAAADSGTYRAASLDDVGFIHCSDPGTVHLPANALCAGRTDLVLLWIDPRLLDVPVRWEPGDASAPEGPWFPHVYGPVPTSAVVAVHPFPPDVDGRFRPVTSRPIR; from the coding sequence ATGATTCTGCACTTCTGTCCGGCCGCCGATTGGGAAGCGGCGGCCGACAGCGGGACCTACCGGGCGGCGTCCTTGGACGACGTCGGGTTCATCCACTGTTCCGACCCCGGCACGGTGCACCTGCCCGCCAACGCGCTGTGCGCCGGACGTACCGACCTCGTCCTGTTGTGGATCGACCCGCGACTGCTGGATGTGCCGGTGCGCTGGGAGCCCGGGGATGCCTCCGCGCCCGAAGGACCGTGGTTCCCGCACGTCTACGGGCCTGTCCCGACGTCGGCCGTGGTGGCGGTGCACCCGTTCCCGCCTGATGTCGACGGGCGCTTTCGGCCGGTGACGAGTCGTCCGATCCGGTGA
- a CDS encoding SigE family RNA polymerase sigma factor produces MTAFVPTVCTAPHDDAWAGATGHRKEAVVPGDLTDFAEFVQSSLPGLLRYGHALTGNPHDAADLVQSVLEKVGSRWASIQRKTADPLPYVRRSMANAHISRWRRFRRENLVADIPEPGSVEPTDPFEHEPLWQALRELPPKQRAVIVLRYYEGLSEAEIAASLGISPGTVKSQASKALTSLRGKLRRDASSEGRETV; encoded by the coding sequence GTGACCGCGTTCGTACCCACCGTATGCACAGCCCCCCACGACGACGCCTGGGCGGGCGCCACCGGCCACAGGAAGGAAGCGGTCGTGCCTGGCGACCTCACGGACTTCGCCGAGTTCGTGCAGAGCAGCCTGCCCGGATTGCTGCGGTACGGGCATGCTTTGACGGGCAACCCGCACGACGCCGCGGACCTCGTGCAGTCGGTGCTGGAGAAGGTCGGATCGCGCTGGGCCTCGATCCAACGCAAGACGGCCGATCCACTCCCGTACGTGCGCCGTTCGATGGCCAACGCGCACATCAGCCGGTGGCGTCGGTTTCGGCGGGAGAACCTGGTCGCCGACATCCCCGAGCCCGGCTCCGTGGAACCCACCGATCCTTTCGAGCACGAACCGCTGTGGCAGGCGCTACGCGAACTGCCTCCGAAACAGCGGGCCGTCATCGTGCTCCGGTATTACGAGGGGCTGAGTGAGGCGGAGATCGCCGCTTCGTTGGGCATCAGCCCCGGGACCGTCAAAAGCCAGGCCAGTAAGGCACTCACCTCACTGCGAGGCAAGCTACGCCGCGATGCGAGCAGCGAAGGGAGGGAGACGGTATGA
- a CDS encoding ferritin, with translation MSDPEKKPLSKFYELLQAQIRKEFHASQQYVALAVWFDGKDLPQLAKYFYRQSLEERNHAMALVQYLLDTDHPVEIPDVPPVRNDFTEVREPVALALEQEKEVEADFRQLAKAAREEDDYTGEQFVQWFLAEQVEEISSMKRLLNVVDMAQGNVFEVEQFLYRESAGEEDDSTMPPVAGGKL, from the coding sequence ATGTCCGACCCCGAGAAGAAACCACTGTCGAAGTTCTACGAATTACTTCAGGCTCAGATCCGAAAAGAGTTCCACGCCTCTCAGCAGTACGTCGCGCTGGCGGTGTGGTTCGACGGTAAGGACCTGCCACAGCTCGCCAAGTACTTCTACCGGCAGTCGTTGGAGGAACGTAACCACGCCATGGCCCTGGTCCAATACCTGCTGGACACCGACCACCCCGTCGAGATCCCCGACGTGCCCCCGGTGCGCAACGACTTCACCGAGGTACGGGAGCCGGTGGCCCTGGCGCTCGAACAGGAGAAGGAGGTCGAGGCCGACTTCAGACAACTCGCGAAGGCCGCCCGCGAGGAGGACGACTACACCGGCGAACAGTTCGTCCAATGGTTCCTCGCCGAACAGGTGGAGGAGATCTCCTCGATGAAACGACTGCTCAACGTGGTGGACATGGCCCAGGGCAACGTGTTCGAGGTCGAACAATTCCTCTACCGCGAATCGGCGGGAGAGGAGGACGACTCGACCATGCCACCGGTGGCGGGTGGCAAGCTGTGA